In Hasllibacter sp. MH4015, the following proteins share a genomic window:
- the iolG gene encoding inositol 2-dehydrogenase translates to MIRIGLLGCGRIGQVHARTLRAMDGARIVAVADAVADAAHALASATGAEVRSTEDILSAKDVDAVIIGTPTDTHFDQIRLASEGSKAIFCEKPVDMSVGNIRTLVEDIRKSGVAFFTAFNRRFDPNFAALQARLRDGEIGAIELIQITSRDPAPPPISYIESSGGIFRDMMIHDFDMARFLMGEEFSHLSAVGSCLVDPEIGKAGDVDTAAVTLTTASGRICTITNSRRAAYGYDQRIEVHGVKGMLRAENILETSVEVATEAGFRRAPTMHFFLERYEAAYAAEMKAFIDMLNGKDTAVPGIEDGLRAQILADAASRSRETGMPVALED, encoded by the coding sequence ATGATCCGCATCGGACTTCTTGGCTGCGGCCGCATCGGGCAGGTCCATGCCCGGACACTTCGAGCCATGGACGGCGCGCGGATCGTGGCGGTCGCGGACGCAGTAGCGGACGCGGCGCATGCGCTTGCCTCCGCAACCGGCGCGGAGGTCAGATCGACCGAAGATATCCTGTCGGCAAAGGATGTCGATGCCGTAATCATCGGCACACCGACCGACACGCATTTCGATCAAATCCGTTTGGCGTCAGAGGGTTCTAAAGCGATCTTCTGCGAAAAACCTGTGGATATGTCCGTCGGGAACATCCGCACGCTGGTCGAGGATATCAGAAAATCGGGCGTTGCCTTTTTCACCGCGTTCAACCGGCGCTTCGACCCGAATTTCGCCGCTTTGCAGGCCCGGCTGCGGGACGGAGAGATCGGCGCGATCGAGCTGATCCAGATCACCTCCCGCGATCCTGCGCCGCCGCCGATCTCCTACATCGAAAGTTCGGGCGGGATTTTCCGGGACATGATGATCCATGATTTCGACATGGCGCGCTTCTTGATGGGGGAGGAGTTCAGCCATCTCAGCGCCGTGGGGTCCTGCCTTGTCGATCCGGAAATCGGGAAGGCCGGCGATGTCGATACAGCCGCGGTGACGTTGACGACCGCATCGGGGCGCATCTGCACGATCACCAATTCTCGCCGCGCGGCCTATGGCTACGATCAACGGATCGAGGTCCACGGCGTCAAGGGCATGTTGCGGGCGGAGAATATTCTTGAGACCTCCGTTGAAGTCGCGACCGAGGCGGGGTTCCGCCGCGCGCCCACGATGCATTTCTTCCTGGAACGCTACGAAGCAGCTTATGCCGCTGAAATGAAAGCGTTTATCGACATGCTTAACGGTAAAGACACGGCTGTTCCCGGCATCGAAGACGGGCTGCGCGCGCAAATCCTTGCTGACGCGGCGAGCCGTTCGCGTGAGACCGGAATGC
- a CDS encoding class II fructose-bisphosphate aldolase → MTLATLAEVLQPARRDGYAVPGLVCLGWEDMRAFVAAAELERAPVILQAGPSCRDHTPLPILGAMFRYLAEGASVPVVAHLDHGYTLEDCEAALAAGFTSLMFDGSRKPLDENVKETKAVVSLAHSAGISCEGEIGFVGYSGGEASAGTDPEEAAFFARETGVDAMAISVGNVHLQQDHEGGLDEPRIRAIEAVTDVPLVIHGGSGVPTAQRLSLATSSGICKFNIGTELRMAFGAALRMSVNADPDRFDRVHILRDTHDPTVAAARAAIRSTGASGRVT, encoded by the coding sequence ATGACGCTGGCCACCCTTGCAGAGGTCCTGCAGCCCGCGCGGCGCGACGGTTATGCTGTGCCGGGCCTTGTCTGCCTTGGCTGGGAGGACATGCGCGCATTCGTGGCCGCGGCGGAATTGGAACGCGCGCCGGTGATCTTGCAGGCAGGTCCGTCTTGCCGGGACCACACGCCCTTGCCGATCCTTGGCGCGATGTTCCGGTACCTGGCCGAAGGGGCGTCCGTTCCTGTCGTGGCGCATCTCGACCATGGATATACGCTCGAGGATTGCGAGGCGGCGTTGGCCGCCGGGTTCACGTCGCTCATGTTCGACGGGTCGCGCAAGCCGTTGGACGAAAACGTGAAAGAGACGAAGGCCGTCGTGTCCCTGGCCCATTCCGCCGGTATCTCCTGCGAGGGAGAGATCGGGTTTGTCGGCTATTCCGGCGGCGAAGCGAGCGCGGGCACGGACCCCGAGGAGGCGGCGTTTTTCGCCCGGGAAACGGGGGTGGATGCCATGGCGATATCCGTCGGCAACGTGCACCTGCAGCAGGATCACGAAGGCGGATTGGACGAGCCGCGCATCCGCGCGATCGAGGCCGTGACGGACGTGCCGTTGGTGATCCACGGCGGGTCCGGTGTGCCGACGGCGCAACGCCTGTCGCTGGCGACATCCTCGGGCATCTGCAAGTTCAACATCGGGACGGAGCTGCGCATGGCGTTCGGGGCGGCGCTACGGATGTCGGTGAACGCAGATCCTGACCGGTTCGACCGCGTCCACATCCTGCGCGACACCCACGATCCGACGGTCGCCGCAGCGCGCGCCGCGATCCGGTCCACTGGCGCTTCGGGGAGGGTGACATGA
- a CDS encoding 5-deoxy-glucuronate isomerase, translating to MHIPPFDNKNKAIVDIDDAHVPLTYFNIVKLKAGEHFEYRLKGYETCVVPATGTVTVETGGETFTDIGDRGADVWDGEPEGVYVPTDTGARITALTDTETFIAGARFAETLTAFAVRSTDLDLVQYGSDDTKTHRKIKHILGAGHHDRVGRLLVSELFTVGAGGWSGFPSHKHDTDRLPEETRHDECYNFRFKPDYGSGLQMLQRADNEPGDAYHIMNGSTVLIDKGYHPCCVLPGYEMYYFTILGGLSQRSLKQYFQPTHAEQLHTIPGIMDMVAKFK from the coding sequence ATGCATATCCCCCCCTTCGACAACAAGAATAAGGCGATCGTCGATATCGACGACGCGCATGTGCCGCTCACCTACTTCAATATCGTAAAACTGAAAGCCGGGGAACATTTTGAATATCGTCTGAAAGGGTACGAGACCTGCGTCGTTCCCGCCACCGGCACCGTGACGGTTGAGACAGGAGGCGAGACATTCACCGATATCGGGGACCGCGGCGCAGATGTCTGGGACGGGGAGCCGGAGGGCGTCTACGTGCCCACCGACACCGGTGCGAGGATCACCGCGCTGACGGATACCGAGACCTTCATCGCAGGGGCGCGGTTTGCCGAGACATTGACGGCTTTCGCGGTCCGTTCGACGGACCTTGACCTCGTGCAATATGGCAGTGATGATACGAAAACCCATCGGAAGATCAAGCACATACTTGGCGCAGGCCACCATGATCGCGTGGGTCGTTTGCTTGTGTCGGAGCTGTTCACCGTGGGCGCCGGTGGCTGGTCCGGGTTCCCGTCCCACAAGCATGATACGGACCGCCTGCCCGAGGAAACACGCCACGACGAATGTTACAATTTCCGGTTCAAGCCGGACTACGGGTCGGGGCTTCAGATGCTGCAGCGAGCCGATAACGAGCCGGGGGACGCATACCATATCATGAACGGATCAACGGTCCTGATCGACAAGGGCTATCATCCCTGCTGTGTCCTGCCGGGGTATGAAATGTACTATTTCACGATCCTCGGCGGATTGAGCCAACGGAGCCTTAAACAATACTTTCAGCCCACCCATGCGGAGCAATTGCACACGATCCCGGGGATCATGGACATGGTGGCGAAGTTCAAATGA
- the iolC gene encoding 5-dehydro-2-deoxygluconokinase has protein sequence MQLAGNRFVIIGRAGMDLYPDPPGTRTEEAVNFFACLGGSSANIGVAITKLGGSAALVTRVADDAIGRFACNQLDHYGIDRTHVHAEGGDARNSLALVETRVEDHQSVIYRNGAADFAMTEEDVTAVDYGAFDALITTGTVFAAEPSRTAAFAGFEWAKAAGLPLIFDIDYRPYTWPSAQEAAEVYSRAGSMCDIIVGNDVEFGFMAGDYDQGLDKARELVAQGAKIAVYKMGEDGAVTITPDGEFRTGIYRTDALKPTGAGDSFMGGFVSGLADGLDIRDAVLQGSAAAAMVVARVGCAPAMPTRAELRDFLDGHPGPTVA, from the coding sequence ATGCAACTTGCCGGAAATCGCTTCGTCATCATCGGACGCGCGGGCATGGACCTTTACCCCGACCCGCCCGGCACACGTACGGAGGAAGCGGTGAATTTCTTCGCCTGCCTCGGCGGGTCATCGGCCAATATCGGCGTGGCGATCACGAAGCTTGGCGGGTCCGCCGCCCTCGTCACGCGCGTGGCGGACGATGCGATCGGGCGCTTCGCCTGCAACCAGCTGGACCATTACGGCATCGACCGGACCCATGTACATGCGGAGGGCGGTGATGCCCGGAACTCCCTGGCGCTGGTGGAGACAAGAGTCGAGGACCATCAATCCGTCATTTACCGCAACGGTGCAGCGGATTTCGCGATGACGGAAGAGGACGTCACCGCCGTCGATTACGGGGCGTTCGACGCGCTCATCACAACGGGGACGGTGTTCGCGGCGGAGCCGTCCCGGACGGCGGCGTTTGCGGGATTCGAATGGGCGAAAGCAGCGGGACTTCCGCTGATCTTCGACATCGACTACCGGCCCTATACCTGGCCGTCTGCACAGGAGGCAGCGGAGGTCTATTCCCGCGCGGGTTCGATGTGCGATATCATCGTCGGCAATGACGTGGAATTCGGCTTCATGGCGGGCGACTACGATCAAGGTCTTGATAAGGCACGTGAATTAGTGGCCCAGGGGGCAAAGATCGCCGTCTACAAGATGGGGGAGGACGGGGCCGTCACGATCACGCCGGACGGCGAGTTTCGCACCGGCATCTACCGCACCGACGCCCTGAAACCCACAGGCGCCGGCGACAGTTTCATGGGCGGCTTCGTCTCGGGCCTGGCCGATGGCTTGGACATACGCGACGCGGTCCTGCAGGGATCCGCCGCCGCGGCGATGGTGGTCGCCCGCGTCGGTTGCGCGCCCGCGATGCCCACACGCGCCGAGTTACGCGATTTCCTGGATGGCCATCCCGGCCCGACCGTGGCCTGA
- the iolD gene encoding 3D-(3,5/4)-trihydroxycyclohexane-1,2-dione acylhydrolase (decyclizing): protein MTSTDGTFRLTVAQAIVRFLMNQYIEIDGVETRVCGGGFGIFGHGNVPCLGEALYPVQDEMPLYRGQNEQSMGFAAAAYAKYHLRRRFMFCTASAGPGTANLLTASALAHANRLPMLMLCGDTFLTRLPDPVLQQLEHFGNPTLGVNDAFRAVTRYWDRITHPAQIIQSLPAALATLLDPADCGPAFLGLPQDVQGCAHDYPASFFDRRVHRIRRQPPDAAEVAYAAALLRQAKRPMIIAGGGVQYSGAVATLTDFAEAHQIPVVETIAGRANLLDENVLNIGPIGVTGSDSANAIAEEADVILAVGTRLQDFTTGSWTAFAKDAKFIGLNVGRHDAAKHLSLPVVGDARLGLEALGAVLDGYESPTDWTDRAKAERSTWREYVADNVAHGNRPNSYAQAIGVVNALCDKRDRVVAAAGGLPAEVTANWRTLDTGTVDVEFGFSCMGYEIAGGWGARIAQSEREPTADTVVFCGDGSYLLMNSDIYSSVLTQKKMIVLVLDNGGFAVINKLQNNTGNESFNNLIADCPTVPDAFAVDFEAHARAMGADAVTVANPAELGEAFKRAKAADKTCVIVMKVDPYDGWTTQGHTWWEVGTPEVSDNPDVRAKHAEIEADRTKQRQGV from the coding sequence ATGACCTCAACGGACGGAACCTTCCGGCTGACCGTGGCGCAGGCCATCGTCCGGTTCCTGATGAATCAATATATCGAGATTGATGGGGTCGAGACACGGGTTTGTGGCGGCGGCTTCGGCATTTTCGGCCATGGGAACGTCCCCTGCCTGGGGGAGGCGCTATATCCGGTGCAGGATGAGATGCCGCTTTACCGGGGCCAGAACGAACAGAGCATGGGGTTTGCCGCGGCGGCCTATGCCAAATATCACCTGCGGCGTCGGTTCATGTTCTGCACCGCATCTGCCGGGCCTGGCACCGCAAACCTTCTGACGGCCTCCGCGCTTGCCCATGCCAATCGCCTGCCGATGCTGATGCTGTGCGGGGATACGTTTCTGACCCGTCTGCCCGATCCGGTGCTGCAACAACTGGAGCACTTCGGAAATCCGACGCTTGGCGTCAATGATGCGTTCCGGGCGGTCACGCGCTATTGGGACCGGATCACGCATCCCGCACAGATCATCCAGTCATTGCCTGCCGCCTTGGCCACCCTGCTTGACCCCGCCGATTGCGGGCCCGCGTTTCTTGGCCTGCCACAGGATGTGCAGGGGTGCGCACATGATTATCCCGCGTCGTTTTTCGACCGGCGTGTCCATCGCATTCGCCGTCAGCCGCCAGATGCGGCGGAAGTCGCCTACGCTGCGGCCCTGTTGCGACAGGCCAAGCGCCCGATGATCATTGCGGGCGGCGGGGTGCAATATTCCGGGGCGGTGGCCACGCTGACTGATTTCGCGGAGGCGCACCAGATCCCCGTGGTCGAAACGATTGCCGGACGGGCCAACCTGCTCGATGAAAACGTTCTCAATATCGGGCCGATTGGTGTGACCGGCTCTGATTCCGCCAACGCGATCGCGGAAGAGGCGGACGTGATCCTCGCGGTGGGGACACGGTTGCAGGATTTCACCACCGGGTCTTGGACCGCTTTCGCCAAGGACGCGAAATTCATCGGCCTGAATGTGGGCCGCCACGACGCCGCGAAACACCTGTCCCTTCCGGTCGTGGGGGATGCGCGCCTGGGGCTTGAGGCGCTTGGCGCGGTTTTGGATGGGTACGAGAGCCCGACGGACTGGACCGACAGGGCAAAGGCGGAACGCTCAACGTGGCGCGAATACGTCGCGGACAACGTGGCCCATGGCAATCGACCGAATTCCTACGCCCAGGCCATCGGCGTGGTAAACGCGCTTTGCGACAAACGGGACCGGGTCGTGGCCGCAGCGGGCGGGCTTCCGGCGGAAGTAACCGCGAATTGGCGCACATTGGATACCGGCACGGTCGATGTGGAGTTCGGATTTTCCTGCATGGGTTATGAGATCGCCGGCGGATGGGGTGCGCGCATTGCACAATCCGAACGCGAACCCACAGCGGATACCGTGGTTTTCTGCGGTGACGGAAGCTATCTGTTGATGAATTCCGACATCTACTCAAGTGTTCTGACCCAGAAGAAGATGATCGTTCTGGTGCTGGACAATGGCGGCTTCGCGGTCATCAACAAGCTCCAGAACAACACCGGGAACGAGAGTTTCAACAACCTCATCGCCGACTGCCCCACGGTGCCCGATGCCTTCGCCGTCGATTTCGAGGCCCACGCGCGGGCCATGGGCGCGGATGCCGTGACGGTCGCCAATCCGGCAGAACTGGGTGAGGCGTTCAAGCGCGCGAAGGCGGCGGACAAGACCTGCGTCATCGTCATGAAGGTCGATCCCTATGACGGCTGGACGACGCAAGGCCACACCTGGTGGGAGGTCGGGACGCCCGAAGTGTCCGACAATCCCGATGTTCGCGCCAAACACGCGGAGATTGAAGCGGACCGTACCAAGCAAAGGCAGGGTGTGTGA
- a CDS encoding Gfo/Idh/MocA family protein: MARIGIGLIGGGYMGKAHAVAMAAVGAVFDTGLRPQLEMVAASNAASASRYRDAYGFARSSGDWRDVVADPGVDAVVIASPQATHRQIAEAAFAAGKPVFCEKPLGASLDDAKAMAQAAEASGLPNMIGFNYVRTPATQFVRKLLQDGAIGDVTWFRGEHTEDFLADPDLPANWRTSGRANGCMGDLSPHMINCALALMGPIAELSARIETIHPMRGGVEVDNDDHAQMMVRFAQGAMGHLYFSRAATGRKMGYAYEIHGTKGAIRFDQEDQNAVHIYRAEGTEATRGFTRILTGPEHPDYLAFCQGPGHGTGYQDQIIIEARDFLRAIETGTPVWPTFRDGLEVAAIIDTAFTSAERGSWLPIPQT; this comes from the coding sequence ATGGCGCGCATCGGCATTGGCTTGATCGGCGGCGGTTATATGGGCAAGGCCCATGCGGTGGCCATGGCGGCGGTCGGCGCGGTGTTCGACACCGGCCTGCGCCCGCAGCTGGAAATGGTCGCGGCGTCCAATGCAGCCTCCGCGTCGCGGTACCGCGACGCCTACGGATTCGCGCGATCCAGCGGCGATTGGCGCGACGTGGTGGCCGACCCGGGCGTGGACGCGGTCGTCATCGCCTCGCCCCAGGCTACCCACCGTCAGATCGCCGAAGCGGCGTTTGCCGCCGGAAAGCCCGTCTTTTGCGAAAAACCGCTCGGCGCTTCACTGGATGACGCGAAGGCGATGGCGCAGGCGGCGGAGGCGAGCGGCCTGCCCAACATGATCGGTTTCAACTATGTTCGCACGCCCGCCACGCAATTCGTGCGCAAGCTGCTGCAGGACGGCGCGATCGGCGATGTCACGTGGTTCCGGGGGGAGCACACGGAGGATTTCCTCGCCGACCCGGACTTGCCCGCGAACTGGCGCACCAGCGGGCGGGCGAACGGCTGCATGGGGGACCTGTCGCCGCACATGATAAACTGCGCGCTGGCGCTGATGGGGCCGATTGCGGAACTCTCGGCCCGGATCGAGACGATCCATCCAATGCGCGGCGGCGTGGAGGTCGACAACGACGACCACGCCCAGATGATGGTGCGATTTGCGCAAGGTGCCATGGGACACCTCTATTTCAGCCGCGCGGCGACCGGGCGCAAGATGGGCTATGCCTATGAAATCCATGGCACAAAAGGCGCGATCCGGTTCGACCAGGAGGATCAGAACGCCGTGCACATCTACCGGGCCGAGGGGACGGAGGCGACGCGCGGGTTCACGCGAATCCTGACCGGACCGGAGCATCCCGACTACCTCGCCTTCTGCCAGGGACCGGGGCATGGGACCGGTTATCAGGACCAGATCATTATCGAGGCGCGCGATTTCCTGCGCGCCATCGAAACTGGCACCCCCGTCTGGCCCACCTTCCGCGACGGGCTGGAGGTGGCGGCGATCATCGACACGGCCTTCACCTCTGCTGAACGCGGCAGCTGGCTTCCTATCCCTCAGACCTGA
- a CDS encoding sugar phosphate isomerase/epimerase — MTIRIGNAPCSWGVEFADDPRNPPWRSVLKECAEAGYTGIELGPVGFMPEDPVVLAEALSEHDLELIGGVVFRPFHDPAAWDDVLDGAVRTCKALTAHGAQHLVLIDSISPRRAPTAGRASAAEQMDADEWAAYRDRIARIARLGSEEYGLTVGIHAHAAGFMDFEPELDRLLNEIPEETLKICFDTGHHSYAGFDPVAFMARNIGRISYMHFKDIDPMVKADVIAKGTGFYDACGQGIFCNLGQGDVQFPAVRKVLLDAGFEGWCTVEQDCDPTLDVRPMDDAVANRKYLESIGF; from the coding sequence ATGACCATTCGTATCGGCAACGCGCCGTGTTCCTGGGGCGTCGAATTCGCGGACGATCCGCGCAATCCGCCGTGGCGCAGCGTCCTGAAGGAATGTGCGGAGGCGGGGTACACGGGGATTGAATTGGGGCCGGTGGGCTTCATGCCGGAAGATCCGGTCGTTCTGGCCGAGGCGCTGTCGGAACATGATCTGGAGCTGATCGGTGGCGTCGTCTTTCGCCCGTTTCACGATCCGGCAGCGTGGGACGATGTGCTGGACGGGGCGGTGCGGACCTGCAAGGCTCTGACGGCACACGGCGCGCAACACCTTGTTTTGATTGACTCAATCTCGCCGCGCCGTGCGCCGACGGCGGGTCGGGCAAGTGCGGCGGAGCAGATGGATGCCGACGAGTGGGCCGCGTATCGCGATCGGATCGCCCGAATTGCACGCCTGGGGTCCGAGGAATACGGCCTCACTGTCGGCATCCATGCGCACGCTGCTGGATTCATGGACTTTGAACCGGAGCTGGACAGACTTCTAAATGAAATCCCTGAAGAAACGCTTAAGATATGTTTCGATACCGGCCATCATTCCTATGCGGGGTTCGATCCGGTCGCGTTCATGGCGCGGAACATCGGCCGAATTTCCTACATGCATTTCAAGGACATCGACCCGATGGTGAAGGCCGACGTCATCGCGAAGGGCACCGGGTTCTATGATGCGTGCGGGCAGGGCATTTTCTGCAACCTGGGGCAGGGCGATGTGCAGTTTCCGGCGGTGCGAAAGGTGCTTCTGGACGCCGGATTCGAGGGCTGGTGCACGGTGGAGCAGGATTGCGATCCGACGCTGGATGTGCGGCCGATGGATGATGCAGTGGCCAACCGCAAATACCTGGAATCCATTGGGTTTTGA
- a CDS encoding Gfo/Idh/MocA family protein, with protein MARLNWGMIGGGEGSQIGPAHRLGAQADGNFLLSAGALDHDAEKGRAYAQRLGVAEDRAYGDWREMLAGEAARDDRVDLVTVATPNSTHFEITKAFLENGFNVLCEKPMTMSVEEGEEIVKIAEASGAICAVNYCYSAYPMVREMKHLVASDFIGKIRLVVTSFSHGHHGDAADADNPRVRWRYDPAMAGVSGQFADCGIHALHMASFIVGDEVRELSADFASTIPSRTLEDDAMVNFRMENGTVGRLWTSSVAVGRQHGFDIQVFGETGGFRWASEQPNQVFYTPVGGRTQIMEKGEGGLSEEAQRLSRVAIAHPEGFPLAVANIYVDLAAAIRGEAHGAYPTAEDGLRSMAAVYGAVASAKQRGAWVDARPPMLRK; from the coding sequence ATGGCACGGTTGAATTGGGGCATGATCGGCGGCGGGGAGGGCTCTCAAATCGGGCCTGCGCATCGTTTGGGGGCGCAGGCGGACGGCAATTTTCTGTTATCTGCCGGGGCCTTGGACCATGATGCCGAGAAGGGTCGGGCCTATGCGCAGCGTCTTGGGGTAGCCGAGGATCGGGCTTATGGCGACTGGCGGGAGATGCTGGCGGGGGAGGCGGCCCGCGATGATCGCGTCGACCTGGTGACGGTGGCTACCCCCAACTCCACCCATTTCGAGATCACGAAGGCGTTTTTGGAGAATGGTTTCAACGTCTTGTGCGAGAAACCGATGACGATGAGCGTCGAGGAGGGGGAGGAAATCGTAAAGATCGCGGAGGCGTCCGGGGCGATCTGCGCGGTCAATTATTGCTACTCCGCCTACCCGATGGTGCGGGAGATGAAGCACCTTGTAGCCTCTGATTTCATTGGAAAAATCCGACTTGTCGTAACCTCGTTCTCCCACGGGCACCATGGCGATGCGGCGGATGCGGACAATCCGCGGGTGCGCTGGCGCTATGATCCGGCGATGGCGGGGGTGTCGGGCCAATTTGCCGATTGCGGAATTCACGCGCTGCACATGGCCAGCTTCATCGTGGGCGACGAGGTGCGGGAGCTGTCGGCGGACTTCGCCAGCACCATTCCGAGCCGCACTTTGGAAGACGACGCGATGGTCAATTTCCGCATGGAAAACGGCACGGTCGGGCGGCTTTGGACAAGCTCCGTCGCGGTTGGTCGTCAGCACGGCTTCGACATCCAAGTCTTTGGAGAGACTGGAGGATTCCGGTGGGCGAGCGAGCAGCCGAACCAGGTATTCTACACGCCCGTGGGCGGCAGGACGCAGATCATGGAGAAGGGCGAGGGCGGCCTGTCGGAGGAGGCGCAGCGCCTGTCCCGCGTGGCGATTGCGCACCCGGAAGGCTTCCCCCTGGCAGTGGCGAATATCTATGTCGATTTGGCCGCCGCGATCCGGGGGGAGGCGCACGGGGCCTATCCCACGGCGGAGGATGGGTTGCGGTCGATGGCGGCGGTTTACGGGGCGGTGGCATCGGCGAAACAGCGCGGCGCCTGGGTCGATGCGCGCCCCCCGATGTTGCGAAAATAG
- a CDS encoding LacI family DNA-binding transcriptional regulator: MAVTLKDVAERAGVSTSAVSRTFTDGASVSAKTRAKVEKAADALGYSPNALASSLTTGRTKLIGLISNNFHNPLFLEVFDRFTRGLQDRGLRPLLVNLSDETDPVHSVRMMRQYSVDGAIIASSTLPPSFAEAYRDAGIPVVHSFGRYTTAPQVHVVGIDNVACGRMAGETLIARGYRRVAFLGGPEGATSTQDRALGFLGALHEHPEIEVSVSYASAYSFDAGRVEMTKRLMADPAQAYFCGDDVLSVGALSAVQEAGLNCPRDIGIIGLNDMQMAGWQNINLTTIRQPVAQIIGASIDLVIGTVEDPTRHPETRLFPCKVIERGTLRPLG, from the coding sequence ATGGCGGTCACGCTGAAGGATGTTGCCGAACGCGCCGGGGTCTCCACCTCGGCGGTGTCGCGCACGTTCACCGATGGCGCCTCGGTCTCCGCCAAAACCCGCGCGAAGGTGGAAAAGGCCGCCGATGCGCTCGGCTACTCGCCCAACGCACTCGCCTCCTCGCTCACCACGGGCCGCACCAAGCTGATCGGCCTGATCTCCAACAACTTCCACAACCCCCTGTTCCTCGAAGTCTTCGACCGCTTCACGCGCGGGCTTCAGGATCGCGGCCTGCGCCCGCTTCTCGTCAACCTCTCCGATGAAACCGACCCGGTCCATTCCGTCCGCATGATGCGGCAATATTCCGTGGACGGTGCCATCATCGCCTCCTCCACCCTGCCGCCCTCCTTCGCGGAGGCGTATCGCGATGCGGGCATCCCCGTGGTCCATTCCTTCGGGCGCTACACCACCGCCCCGCAGGTCCATGTGGTGGGCATCGACAACGTCGCCTGTGGCCGGATGGCGGGTGAGACGCTGATCGCGCGCGGCTACAGACGCGTGGCCTTCCTTGGCGGTCCCGAGGGCGCGACCTCGACCCAGGACCGGGCGCTCGGGTTTCTCGGCGCGCTCCACGAACACCCGGAGATCGAGGTCTCCGTCAGCTACGCCTCGGCCTATTCCTTCGATGCCGGCCGGGTGGAGATGACCAAGCGCCTGATGGCCGACCCGGCGCAGGCGTATTTCTGCGGGGATGACGTGCTGTCGGTCGGCGCACTGTCCGCCGTGCAGGAGGCCGGGCTGAACTGCCCCCGCGACATCGGGATCATCGGGTTGAACGACATGCAGATGGCGGGCTGGCAGAATATCAACCTCACCACCATACGTCAGCCCGTGGCCCAGATCATCGGGGCCTCCATCGACCTGGTCATCGGCACGGTGGAGGATCCGACTCGCCATCCCGAAACCCGCCTCTTCCCCTGCAAGGTGATCGAGCGTGGGACGCTGCGCCCCTTGGGGTGA
- a CDS encoding sugar ABC transporter substrate-binding protein has product MKSFLKTVAAAALVAATPFMAAADGHLGGERYILVSHAPDSDSWWNTIRNALTLAGEQMGVEVEYRNPPTGDIADMARIIEQAAASGPDGIITTLADPTVLGDSIRAAVDAGIDVIIMNSGTPEQAREVGALMYVGQPEYDAGFAAGQRAAGDGVTSFLCVNHVISNPVVAERCQGFADGLGVELGESMIDAGQDPQEIQNRVMAYLNANPDTDGILTLGPTSADPTILALEELGLAGDIYFGTFDLGENIVAGIRDGVIEWGIDQQPFLQAYLPVVVLTNYHRYGVLPGNNINSGPGFITADGLELVEALAGEYR; this is encoded by the coding sequence ATGAAATCATTCTTGAAAACGGTTGCTGCCGCGGCACTGGTCGCGGCCACGCCGTTCATGGCCGCAGCCGACGGCCATCTGGGTGGCGAACGCTACATCCTTGTCAGCCACGCCCCCGACAGCGACAGCTGGTGGAACACGATCCGCAACGCCCTGACCCTGGCGGGCGAGCAGATGGGCGTGGAAGTGGAATACCGCAATCCGCCCACGGGCGACATCGCCGACATGGCGCGCATCATCGAGCAGGCGGCAGCCTCCGGCCCCGACGGGATCATCACGACGCTGGCCGACCCGACCGTTCTGGGCGACAGCATCCGCGCGGCGGTCGATGCGGGCATCGACGTCATCATCATGAATTCCGGCACGCCGGAGCAGGCCCGCGAAGTGGGTGCGCTGATGTATGTGGGCCAGCCGGAATACGACGCGGGCTTTGCCGCCGGTCAACGCGCGGCAGGGGATGGTGTGACCAGCTTCCTGTGCGTGAACCACGTGATCTCCAACCCCGTCGTGGCAGAGCGGTGCCAGGGCTTCGCGGATGGTCTGGGCGTGGAACTGGGCGAGTCGATGATCGACGCGGGCCAAGACCCGCAGGAGATCCAGAACCGGGTCATGGCCTATCTGAACGCCAACCCCGACACCGACGGTATCCTGACCCTCGGGCCGACCTCCGCCGATCCCACGATCCTCGCGCTTGAAGAGCTTGGGTTGGCCGGGGACATCTATTTCGGCACGTTCGACCTGGGTGAGAACATCGTCGCCGGTATCCGCGACGGCGTGATCGAGTGGGGCATCGACCAGCAGCCCTTCCTGCAGGCCTATCTGCCGGTGGTCGTGCTGACGAATTATCACCGTTACGGCGTTCTGCCGGGCAACAACATCAACTCCGGTCCCGGTTTCATCACCGCTGACGGTCTGGAGCTGGTCGAGGCGCTGGCCGGCGAATACCGCTGA